One Vigna unguiculata cultivar IT97K-499-35 chromosome 7, ASM411807v1, whole genome shotgun sequence genomic region harbors:
- the LOC114192697 gene encoding 3-ketoacyl-CoA thiolase 2, peroxisomal, producing the protein MEKAINRQKILLHHLNPSSSTHANESSSLSASACAAGDSAAYHRTSTFGDDVVIVAAYRTALCKSKRGGFKDTHADDLLAPVLKAVIERTNVNPSEVGDIVVGSVLAPGSQRASECRMAAFYAGFPETVPVRTVNRQCSSGLQAVADVAAAIRAGFYDIGIGAGLESMTANPMAWEGSVNPKVKMFEQAQNCLLPMGITSENVANRFGVSRKEQDLAAVESHRRAAAATASGRFKDEIIPVSTKIVDPKSGEEKPVTISVDDGIRPGTTVSDLGRLKPVFKKDGTTTAGNSSQVSDGAGAVLLMKRSIAQQKGLPILGVFRTFSAVGVDPAIMGVGPAAAIPVAVKAAGLELDDIDLFEINEAFASQFVYCRNKLGLDPEKINVNGGAMAIGHPLGATGARCVATLLHEMKKRGRDCRFGVISMCIGTGMGAAAVFESGDCADELCNARKVDNLLLSKDAR; encoded by the exons ATGGAGAAAGCGATCAACAGACAGAAGATTTTGCTTCATCATCTCAACCCTTCATCATCCACCCACGCCAATGAATCATCCTCTCTCTCT GCTTCAGCATGTGCGGCGGGGGATAGTGCTGCTTATCACAGGACATCTACATTTGGGGACGATGTTGTGATCGTGGC TGCTTATCGAACTGCTCTTTGCAAATCTAAGCGTGGTGGTTTCAAAGACACTCATGCTGATGATCTACTGGCTCCTGTTTTAAAG GCTGTAATTGAGAGAACCAATGTTAACCCAAGTGAAGTTGGGGATATTGTTGTGGGTTCTGTATTGGCTCCTGGATCTCAAAGAGCTAGTGAATGCCGAATGGCTGCATTTTATGCTGGTTTTCCTG AAACTGTACCTGTTAGGACTGTTAATAGGCAATGTTCGTCTGGACTCCAGGCTGTTGCTGATGTAGCTGCTGCTATAAGGGCTGGATTCTATGACATTG GCATTGGTGCTGGTTTGGAATCTATGACAGCGAATCCAATGGCATGGGAAGGATCAGTTAATCCTAAA GTAAAAATGTTTGAGCAAGCTCAAAACTGTCTTCTTCCAATGGGTATTACCTCTGAAAATGTTGCAAATCGCTTTGGTGTTTCAAGGAAGGAACAAGATCTGGCTGCA GTTGAGTCTCATAGACGAGCTGCTGCAGCTACTGCTTCTGGTAGATTTAAAGATGAAATTATCCCAGTTTCCACCAAG aTTGTGGACCCTAAATCTGGTGAGGAGAAACCTGTCACCATTTCTGTTGATGATGGAATTCGACCTGGGACAACAGTATCTGATCTAGGGAGGCTCAAACCTGTCTTCAAGAAAGATGGAACCACTACTGCTG GTAATTCTAGCCAGGTGAGTGATGGAGCTGGAGCTGTTCTGCTTATGAAAAGAAGTATTGCACAGCAAAAGGGCCTACCCATTCTTGGTGTATTCAG GACTTTCTCAGCAGTTGGTGTTGATCCTGCAATCATGGGTGTGGGCCCTGCTGCTGCAATTCCTGTTGCTGTTAAGGCTGCAGGTCTAGAGCTTGATGATATTGATCTGTTTGAAATAAATGAG GCATTTGCTTCCCAGTTCGTGTATTGCCGAAACAAGCTAGGACTTGATCCAGAAAAGATCAATGTTAATGGAGGTGCAATGGCAATTGGGCATCCTCTAGGTGCAACAG gtgCTCGATGTGTTGCTACACTGTTGCATGAAATGAAGAAACGTGGCAGGGACTGTCGATTTGGAGTTATATCTATGTGCATAG GTACTGGAATGGGAGCAGCTGCTGTTTTTGAGAGTGGTGATTGTGCTGATGAACTATGCAATGCCCGGAAAGTGGATAATCTTCTTCTATCCAAGGATGCTCGCTAG